One window from the genome of Gimesia aquarii encodes:
- a CDS encoding glucose-6-phosphate isomerase codes for MENFLRYDDSAARRLIDNQLYEALQPDLIAAREEMLKDVTLLGTDQIPASKQPLDAGFQNLPQQLLDEYESQKGESLLGKIEAKAQELREQSDRFVVLGIGGSYMGMRALFEALAHPWHNELTREQRQDIPRLYFEGNNVDNDSVSALRDLLQSGCQDPHDLLQRWSLTVISKSGGTLETAVGFRLFREALEAYYGADSEESRSLVVPITGLEGKLRNFSNEKGYSSVFPIPDNVGGRFSVFTAVGLFPAAVMGIDIKQLLQGAADMTQRFVTQPMGDNPVLDYTATCHLFEKEKQNTIRILSTWGKRLEALGLWYDQLLAESLGKEEKGATPLTVVNTRDLHSRGQQHQEGALDKLITNLIVEQPDSTPVSVPLVPESQNQDQLNKLKGKTVPDILSAAIEGTNRAYADVNRPTADLVLPCLNEYTLGQTLQMLMLATVLEGRLIDINPYGQPGVEAYKKNMQEVLNR; via the coding sequence ATGGAAAATTTCCTACGTTATGATGATTCAGCAGCTCGACGTTTGATTGATAATCAATTATACGAGGCGCTCCAGCCAGATCTAATCGCGGCACGAGAAGAAATGCTGAAAGATGTGACTCTGCTGGGGACCGATCAGATACCGGCCAGCAAACAGCCTTTAGATGCTGGTTTTCAGAATTTGCCGCAGCAACTCCTGGATGAATATGAATCGCAAAAGGGTGAAAGCCTGCTGGGAAAAATTGAGGCCAAGGCGCAGGAGTTGCGCGAGCAGTCTGACCGATTTGTGGTTCTGGGAATTGGTGGTTCCTATATGGGGATGCGGGCATTGTTCGAAGCTTTGGCGCATCCCTGGCATAATGAATTGACGCGTGAGCAAAGACAGGATATCCCCCGTCTTTATTTCGAAGGAAACAATGTTGACAACGATTCGGTGTCTGCACTCAGAGATTTACTACAAAGCGGTTGCCAGGATCCACATGACCTGTTGCAACGTTGGAGTCTGACTGTCATCAGTAAATCAGGGGGCACATTAGAAACCGCGGTCGGATTTCGGCTCTTTCGTGAAGCGTTGGAAGCATACTACGGAGCCGATTCGGAAGAAAGCCGTTCGCTCGTCGTTCCTATTACCGGTCTGGAAGGAAAGTTGAGAAACTTTTCTAATGAGAAAGGATATTCCAGCGTCTTTCCGATTCCCGATAATGTCGGAGGGCGTTTTTCCGTTTTCACCGCAGTCGGTTTATTCCCCGCTGCCGTGATGGGGATTGACATCAAACAACTTTTGCAAGGGGCAGCCGATATGACACAGAGATTTGTCACTCAGCCGATGGGTGACAATCCGGTGTTAGACTACACGGCGACCTGTCATCTCTTTGAAAAAGAGAAGCAGAACACGATTCGGATCCTTTCTACTTGGGGAAAACGACTCGAAGCATTAGGACTCTGGTATGATCAATTGCTGGCTGAAAGTCTGGGCAAAGAGGAAAAGGGGGCAACTCCTCTGACGGTGGTGAACACCAGAGACCTGCATAGCCGTGGGCAGCAGCACCAGGAGGGAGCCCTCGATAAATTAATTACAAACCTGATAGTCGAGCAACCCGATTCGACTCCTGTTTCAGTTCCTCTGGTTCCCGAAAGTCAAAACCAGGATCAGCTTAATAAACTGAAAGGGAAAACGGTTCCTGATATTCTTTCTGCAGCCATTGAAGGAACAAATCGCGCTTATGCCGACGTAAATCGACCCACGGCAGATTTGGTCCTACCTTGCCTGAATGAGTATACGTTGGGGCAAACTTTGCAGATGTTAATGCTGGCAACCGTTTTAGAAGGTCGTTTAATTGACATCAATCCGTATGGCCAGCCCGGTGTGGAAGCCTACAAAAAGAACATGCAGGAAGTGTTGAATCGCTGA
- a CDS encoding L,D-transpeptidase family protein gives MRSHQRNRLMTPFRVVMFIGLGILGTAAWKYEWIPFHVGGAQTGALIDDSSQNSSESGKRQGTSDHEEPVLEQETIIAQSEPPAEELTEGSDNQRKYHRREIEVPRIFKRTITGTIVETAPKVDSPVNAAIEPNHFKVSAQPLAKEDQVSPQLASKELNAPKKLNPPEGIKRASARVIKTAKHASFDEEIGKSQTENSTPDLIAIDQLIQQGKIIDAHKRLSKIYWKQPQLYPVIKSRIEETARMIYFSPQPHFMTPHEIEPGDQLRKVSKQYQIPWEYLSKLNRIDPRKIRPGQKLKVIKGPFSVFVDLSDFTLTVHAHGYFVKRYAIGTGKDHSTPTGKFLVKDKLVDPTYYGPEGVIANDDPTNPLGERWIDIGDSYGIHGTINPASIGKAESKGCVRMHNQDVAEVYDMLGIGSEVVIRP, from the coding sequence ATGCGAAGTCATCAACGGAACCGACTAATGACTCCCTTTCGAGTCGTAATGTTTATAGGGCTGGGAATTTTGGGGACTGCTGCCTGGAAATATGAGTGGATTCCATTTCATGTGGGCGGAGCACAAACCGGGGCTTTGATTGACGATTCTTCTCAAAATTCGTCCGAGTCTGGTAAGCGACAAGGAACTTCCGATCATGAAGAGCCGGTTTTGGAGCAGGAAACCATCATTGCTCAGTCGGAACCTCCCGCAGAAGAATTAACGGAGGGAAGTGATAATCAACGTAAATATCATAGGAGAGAAATCGAAGTACCTCGTATTTTTAAGCGAACGATTACCGGTACGATTGTAGAGACTGCTCCTAAAGTCGATTCTCCTGTGAATGCTGCTATAGAACCCAATCATTTCAAAGTTTCTGCACAACCTTTGGCCAAAGAGGATCAGGTCTCACCTCAACTGGCTTCAAAAGAGCTCAATGCTCCGAAGAAATTGAACCCGCCAGAAGGGATCAAACGTGCGAGTGCTCGTGTGATCAAAACGGCCAAGCATGCGAGTTTTGATGAAGAAATAGGGAAAAGCCAGACAGAAAATTCCACTCCTGATCTGATCGCCATTGATCAACTCATTCAGCAGGGAAAAATTATCGATGCTCATAAGAGGCTTTCTAAAATTTACTGGAAACAACCTCAATTATACCCGGTCATCAAATCACGAATTGAAGAGACCGCACGCATGATTTACTTTTCTCCTCAGCCACATTTTATGACACCTCATGAAATAGAGCCCGGAGATCAATTGCGAAAAGTGTCAAAACAATATCAAATTCCCTGGGAGTACCTGTCAAAGCTGAATCGGATTGACCCCAGAAAAATCAGACCTGGTCAGAAGCTCAAGGTCATCAAGGGACCATTTTCCGTATTTGTGGATTTGAGTGATTTTACTTTGACAGTGCATGCACATGGTTACTTTGTAAAACGTTATGCCATTGGAACTGGCAAAGATCATTCCACACCGACGGGTAAATTTCTCGTAAAAGACAAGTTGGTGGATCCTACTTATTATGGTCCAGAGGGAGTGATCGCCAACGATGATCCGACGAATCCCTTGGGCGAACGATGGATTGATATTGGTGATAGCTACGGTATTCATGGCACGATCAATCCTGCTTCGATTGGTAAAGCAGAGTCTAAAGGATGTGTGAGGATGCACAACCAGGATGTTGCTGAAGTTTACGACATGCTGGGAATAGGCTCAGAAGTTGTGATTCGTCCCTGA
- the pyrE gene encoding orotate phosphoribosyltransferase, with amino-acid sequence MFDREKLIELFRERALKFGDFTLVSGKKSSYYLDGKQVVLHSHGLRLVSAGLLEMLADVEFDAIGGMSIGADPIVAGVLAIAAEQGKSLNGFMVRKEPKGHGTNKYVEGPVQPGDKVVIVDDVITTAGSALLSVDRAEKFGCEVVQALGVVDRLQGGAANFEKRNIPFKALLTIQDFGIEPPVEDE; translated from the coding sequence ATGTTTGATCGGGAAAAGCTGATCGAGTTATTTCGAGAGCGTGCTTTAAAGTTTGGAGACTTCACACTCGTTTCGGGTAAAAAAAGTAGTTATTACCTTGATGGAAAACAGGTTGTACTACATTCGCATGGGTTGCGTTTAGTGAGCGCCGGATTATTAGAAATGTTGGCCGACGTCGAATTTGATGCCATTGGCGGCATGTCAATAGGGGCAGATCCGATTGTCGCCGGTGTGCTGGCGATTGCCGCTGAACAGGGGAAGTCGCTCAACGGGTTTATGGTTCGCAAGGAACCCAAAGGACATGGAACGAATAAATATGTGGAAGGTCCTGTGCAGCCAGGTGATAAAGTCGTGATTGTGGATGATGTCATTACCACGGCTGGTAGTGCGTTGCTCTCTGTTGATCGAGCCGAAAAATTTGGCTGCGAAGTGGTGCAGGCATTAGGGGTTGTCGATCGTTTACAAGGGGGGGCTGCGAACTTTGAAAAACGCAATATTCCCTTCAAAGCGTTATTAACGATTCAAGACTTTGGAATCGAACCACCGGTGGAAGATGAGTAA
- a CDS encoding HAD family hydrolase has translation MAQSLQEYAEWLAHRDDLIWPIPPALVVPKATPFLKPMRDVAAVTFSVYGTLLHISDGCLLFDHEQQLRMQIALDKTIKEFNMWNSMSRKPGAPWEYMLSQYRNILEDQRMSRKIAKGEKPEINSVEIWKQLIIRLQKNEYHIDESFYGGLDDFSAKVAYFFHSCLQGVEAMPEALVTLNKLGERGKKVALFADAQPFTLVQVLRGLSSQGTLPPLSELFTQECFCLSYREEVCKPSMSLYERLISRFEQLGISPEQILHVGTRIHEDLAMARRFGMKTVLFAGDSLSMQASKKEVRNPDLKPDRLITNLNQLAEILD, from the coding sequence ATGGCTCAATCTCTCCAAGAATATGCTGAATGGCTGGCTCACCGTGATGACCTTATCTGGCCGATCCCTCCAGCGCTAGTGGTCCCGAAGGCAACGCCTTTTTTGAAGCCTATGAGGGATGTCGCTGCAGTCACATTCAGCGTCTATGGAACATTACTCCATATTTCTGATGGTTGTTTACTGTTTGATCATGAACAACAATTGCGGATGCAAATAGCTCTCGATAAGACAATCAAAGAGTTCAATATGTGGAATAGCATGTCACGCAAACCAGGTGCTCCCTGGGAATATATGCTGTCACAATATCGCAACATCCTTGAAGACCAGAGAATGTCTCGCAAAATTGCTAAGGGAGAAAAACCGGAAATCAACTCTGTCGAAATCTGGAAACAACTTATCATTCGACTACAGAAGAATGAATATCACATTGACGAATCCTTTTATGGTGGGCTGGATGACTTTAGTGCAAAAGTAGCTTATTTCTTTCATTCCTGTCTGCAAGGTGTTGAGGCAATGCCTGAAGCCCTGGTCACTCTTAACAAATTAGGAGAACGAGGTAAAAAAGTCGCTCTTTTCGCAGATGCACAGCCTTTCACTTTAGTCCAAGTATTGCGGGGATTAAGCTCTCAAGGTACACTGCCGCCACTCTCGGAACTCTTCACTCAGGAGTGTTTCTGTTTGTCTTATCGTGAAGAAGTCTGTAAACCATCGATGTCTCTTTATGAAAGACTTATCAGTCGTTTCGAACAATTGGGTATTTCACCAGAGCAAATTCTGCATGTTGGGACTCGTATTCATGAAGACCTGGCGATGGCCAGACGATTTGGAATGAAGACCGTTTTATTTGCAGGCGATTCACTGAGTATGCAAGCGAGTAAAAAAGAAGTTCGAAATCCTGATTTAAAGCCTGACAGGTTGATCACTAATCTGAACCAATTAGCTGAAATCCTCGATTAA
- a CDS encoding ABC transporter permease, producing the protein MNTVTIAWKSIQQRRVSSLLTALSVALGVTLLVSVLVINDVVDRMFNQTASGYDLIVGAQGSPLQLVLSTVFRVGAPIENLPYRYYTELKKDPRIEEAIPFAIGDVTQKGAFPIVGTIPRYFALEYIPGRHFRINKDGKFLPGTWDAVIGSVVAKQNNWKMGDEFQLIHGSAESGHVHDEKFKIVGILAPTGTPNDRTVFVNLRGFYQVSGHEKPLDEALKREAAFFGEALDEEKLKRLMKENAAHDHSGHDHGHNHAHEVPDAQKEVTAILVQMKGDRLRGFTTIKFQSELKEANQAMAVNPIRQISWLMTNIVGNVRTMLIILTSLIIVVSGVSIFVSIYNSMSDRKREIAIMRALGAGRTTVFSIILSESVLLCLGGGILGIILGHGLVFIASPIIEARSGLLINPFAFSSIELILLPILVVLASLVGFIPAMTAYRTDVASTLSD; encoded by the coding sequence ATGAATACTGTCACTATTGCCTGGAAAAGTATCCAACAACGTCGCGTCTCCTCACTGTTAACGGCTTTGAGTGTCGCTTTGGGTGTCACACTCCTGGTCTCCGTCCTAGTCATCAATGACGTCGTTGACCGTATGTTTAATCAGACTGCCAGTGGCTATGACTTGATTGTCGGTGCGCAAGGCAGCCCACTGCAATTGGTTTTGAGTACCGTCTTTCGCGTCGGAGCACCGATTGAAAACCTGCCTTACCGATACTACACCGAATTGAAAAAAGACCCACGCATTGAAGAAGCCATTCCTTTTGCAATTGGTGATGTGACGCAGAAGGGTGCGTTCCCCATCGTAGGAACCATTCCACGTTACTTTGCGCTGGAATACATTCCCGGTCGCCATTTTCGCATTAACAAAGATGGAAAATTTCTACCAGGAACCTGGGATGCCGTGATTGGCTCTGTGGTCGCAAAACAAAATAACTGGAAGATGGGCGATGAGTTCCAACTGATTCATGGTTCCGCAGAAAGTGGACACGTCCATGATGAAAAATTTAAAATTGTGGGTATTCTGGCACCAACGGGAACCCCCAATGATCGTACTGTGTTCGTAAATCTGCGCGGTTTTTATCAGGTCTCCGGACATGAAAAACCTCTGGATGAAGCGCTCAAACGGGAAGCTGCTTTTTTTGGAGAAGCACTCGATGAAGAAAAACTGAAAAGGTTGATGAAAGAGAACGCAGCCCATGATCACAGTGGTCATGATCATGGACACAACCACGCACATGAAGTACCCGATGCCCAGAAAGAAGTCACCGCGATTCTCGTACAAATGAAAGGGGACCGATTACGCGGATTTACAACAATCAAGTTTCAGTCTGAACTCAAAGAGGCGAATCAAGCGATGGCCGTCAATCCGATTCGGCAAATCAGCTGGCTGATGACTAATATCGTGGGCAATGTGCGCACGATGCTCATCATTTTGACATCGTTGATCATTGTCGTTTCCGGCGTCAGTATTTTCGTCAGCATTTACAACTCGATGTCGGACCGCAAAAGAGAAATCGCCATTATGCGCGCCCTGGGTGCCGGGCGCACTACCGTCTTTTCGATCATTCTATCTGAATCCGTGCTGCTCTGTCTGGGTGGAGGCATCTTGGGAATCATCCTCGGACATGGTCTCGTCTTCATCGCCTCTCCCATTATCGAAGCACGTAGCGGACTGTTGATCAACCCGTTTGCATTCAGCTCAATAGAATTGATCCTGTTGCCGATCCTTGTCGTGCTAGCTTCACTGGTAGGATTTATCCCCGCCATGACCGCATATCGAACTGATGTCGCCAGTACGTTAAGTGACTAA
- a CDS encoding 3-hydroxyacyl-ACP dehydratase FabZ family protein, whose product MPPKLLYAGIDFDFENPLFGIEDIREINPQRFEMEQLSGIVHIDNEKHGIVGFKDITENEFWVRGHMPGFPLMPGVVLCECSAQLAGFYARKFKLLGGDFLGFGGMNDVRFRRPVFPNQRLVIMAQLARIRAGKRAEFNFQGLVDGDMVFSGQMIGVPIDKNQEIPGTS is encoded by the coding sequence ATGCCACCCAAGTTGCTTTATGCTGGAATTGATTTCGATTTCGAGAACCCTTTATTCGGAATCGAAGACATTAGAGAAATCAATCCTCAGCGATTTGAGATGGAACAACTTTCCGGTATCGTCCATATCGATAACGAAAAGCATGGCATTGTCGGTTTTAAAGATATCACTGAGAATGAATTTTGGGTGCGTGGGCACATGCCCGGTTTTCCTTTGATGCCAGGCGTGGTTCTTTGTGAATGTTCGGCTCAATTAGCTGGTTTTTATGCCCGCAAATTCAAATTGCTCGGCGGTGACTTCCTGGGATTTGGTGGAATGAACGATGTTCGTTTTCGCCGCCCTGTCTTTCCTAACCAGCGTCTGGTCATCATGGCACAGTTGGCACGCATCCGCGCTGGCAAGAGAGCCGAGTTCAACTTTCAAGGGCTCGTTGATGGAGACATGGTTTTCAGTGGCCAAATGATTGGCGTGCCAATTGATAAAAATCAGGAAATCCCGGGAACCAGCTAA
- a CDS encoding ABC transporter ATP-binding protein: MSLLLENVKKSYREPNGSILPILNIERFELKESEQVVLIGESGSGKSTLLNVISGITSADSGKVTIAGTEIASMAEVVRDRFRAERIGFVFQTFNLLPAFSALENVLLGMSFSREKPNRNRAKELLAQVGLEHRLHHRPQQMSVGEQQRVAVARALANQPKLLLADEPTANVDISNQETILQLLRDACAQNQISMLLVTHSQEVAKQFDRVETLSDFNKIHAEI; this comes from the coding sequence ATGTCTTTGCTGCTGGAAAACGTCAAAAAGAGCTACCGGGAACCCAATGGTTCCATTCTCCCCATTCTGAATATTGAACGATTTGAACTGAAAGAAAGTGAACAGGTCGTGCTGATTGGCGAGAGTGGTTCAGGGAAATCGACCCTCCTGAATGTCATCTCTGGAATTACTTCAGCCGATAGCGGAAAAGTAACCATTGCTGGCACCGAAATTGCTTCGATGGCGGAGGTGGTCCGCGATCGATTTCGAGCCGAACGGATCGGTTTTGTTTTCCAGACATTCAATCTGTTACCCGCTTTTTCTGCTTTGGAAAATGTCTTGCTAGGTATGAGTTTCTCACGCGAAAAACCAAATCGGAATCGCGCGAAAGAACTCTTGGCACAGGTTGGCTTGGAACATCGCTTACATCATCGCCCCCAACAAATGTCTGTTGGAGAACAACAGCGTGTGGCAGTCGCTCGCGCATTGGCCAATCAACCCAAGCTCTTACTCGCAGATGAACCTACCGCCAATGTGGATATTTCCAACCAGGAAACGATTCTGCAATTATTACGAGATGCTTGCGCACAGAACCAGATTTCGATGCTGCTGGTAACACACTCACAAGAAGTCGCCAAACAGTTTGACCGCGTGGAAACGTTATCTGATTTTAATAAAATTCACGCAGAAATATAA
- a CDS encoding DUF4190 domain-containing protein: MSQVLDGSNQFLHDAVDTQNEFSYKPVPPTAVVGLALGLLSFIALFGIIGLGIAVVGIIVSLISLFSIKRAAGELGGKTVAIAGVALSAFFLATGISYQSYVYAHEVPDGFQRLNFTSDISAKDFVQKDGVTRVDPEVLKLDKQKIFLKGYMYPTRDTKNLKNFILVKDNGQCCFGGQPDAKDMILVEMQGDHRADFYAGLVAVAGEFQAEAPTQAGELRPVYQLKGTHFEQARTAY; encoded by the coding sequence ATGTCGCAAGTTCTTGATGGATCCAATCAATTTTTGCACGACGCGGTCGATACCCAGAACGAGTTTTCTTACAAACCTGTGCCTCCTACTGCCGTTGTTGGTTTAGCATTAGGATTGCTCTCGTTCATCGCATTGTTTGGAATTATTGGTCTGGGGATTGCCGTCGTCGGAATCATTGTTTCTCTCATTAGCTTATTCAGTATCAAACGCGCTGCGGGTGAACTGGGAGGTAAAACAGTGGCCATTGCAGGGGTCGCACTCTCCGCATTTTTCTTAGCCACTGGAATTTCCTATCAGTCTTATGTTTACGCGCATGAAGTCCCAGACGGTTTTCAGCGACTCAATTTTACCAGTGATATTTCCGCCAAAGATTTTGTTCAGAAAGACGGGGTTACGCGAGTTGATCCGGAAGTACTGAAGCTGGATAAACAAAAGATCTTCCTCAAAGGTTACATGTATCCTACCAGAGATACTAAAAATCTGAAAAACTTTATTCTCGTGAAAGACAATGGTCAGTGCTGCTTTGGGGGACAACCCGATGCCAAGGATATGATCCTGGTTGAAATGCAAGGCGATCACCGTGCTGATTTTTATGCTGGCCTGGTAGCTGTGGCTGGCGAATTTCAGGCCGAAGCACCTACACAGGCAGGTGAACTGAGACCCGTTTATCAATTAAAGGGAACACATTTTGAACAGGCAAGGACCGCCTATTAA